A window of Lacibacter sediminis contains these coding sequences:
- a CDS encoding RNA methyltransferase, translating to MRKLGMDELNRKSVDEFKEAEKNKVIVVLENIRSMQNVGSVFRTADAFLVEAIYLIGYTPQPPHRDIHKTALGATETVNWKYFAKTAEAIAELKANGYKLFGIEQTEGSILLQDFEKAPDEKISLIFGNEAEGVEQETLHECEGCIEIPQFGMKHSLNISVAAGVVLWEMARKGILNQ from the coding sequence ATGCGAAAACTGGGCATGGATGAGCTCAACCGCAAATCGGTTGATGAATTTAAGGAAGCGGAGAAGAACAAGGTGATTGTTGTGCTGGAAAATATCCGCAGCATGCAGAATGTTGGCAGTGTGTTCCGCACAGCTGATGCTTTTTTGGTGGAAGCCATTTACCTGATTGGCTACACCCCGCAGCCTCCTCACAGGGATATTCATAAAACAGCCTTGGGTGCAACTGAAACAGTGAACTGGAAGTATTTTGCCAAAACAGCTGAGGCAATTGCGGAGCTGAAAGCAAACGGCTATAAATTGTTCGGAATTGAACAGACCGAGGGAAGCATTTTACTCCAGGATTTTGAAAAAGCCCCGGATGAGAAAATTTCCCTCATTTTTGGTAACGAAGCCGAAGGAGTGGAACAGGAAACCTTGCACGAATGTGAAGGTTGCATTGAAATACCGCAGTTCGGGATGAAGCATTCGCTGAATATTTCGGTAGCAGCAGGCGTGGTGCTGTGGGAAATGGCGAGAAAAGGTATATTGAACCAATAA
- a CDS encoding DEAD/DEAH box helicase has translation MNTFEALGLDERLMKAISELGFTTPTPIQEKAIPVLLSGTTDLIGLAQTGTGKTAAFGLPLLQLLDESKKHPQALIVCPTRELCLQIVKEIEIFKKHMKGMQVVAVYGGTSIGMQIRDIKRGIQIVVATPGRLIDLIERKAINLGEIKYVVLDEADEMLNMGFQDDIEFILQNTPKKESTWLFSATMPPEIRKVSRKYMKEPVEVTVGKMNTANVNIDHQYFVVSSQHRYEALKRLIDFNPGIYGIIFTRTKIDAQNISEKLTREGYDIDALHGDLTQQQRDAVMGQFRDRTLQLLIATDVAARGIDVKDITHVINYELPDDIEVYTHRSGRTGRAGKTGICMSIVHSREIGKVRQIERIVQSKFNKLEIPTGKDVCRKQFFSFMDKLINMDVSSEEYETYVPMLQEKFADISKEEILKRVASMEFDRFLKYYENAEDLNIRERGREFDKFKRDGGGRGIERERPGSGRTRERERQPYRDTQGRDFNGGGGSGNYTRLFVNLGTKDGFYKASFLQFILDMSDLKKDSLGKIDMREMNSWVEVDSKAATQMIRSIDGKKFKGRNIRMNDANSR, from the coding sequence ATGAACACATTTGAAGCGCTTGGACTGGATGAAAGATTGATGAAAGCGATTAGTGAACTCGGTTTTACAACTCCCACTCCTATTCAGGAAAAAGCAATCCCCGTTCTGCTCAGCGGAACCACGGATTTGATCGGCCTTGCCCAAACGGGTACCGGCAAAACAGCAGCCTTTGGTTTACCATTGCTGCAATTATTAGACGAAAGCAAAAAACACCCACAGGCATTGATCGTTTGTCCTACACGTGAACTTTGCCTGCAAATCGTTAAAGAGATAGAAATTTTCAAGAAACACATGAAGGGAATGCAGGTGGTAGCTGTTTACGGCGGCACCTCTATCGGCATGCAGATCCGTGATATCAAGCGTGGTATCCAGATCGTTGTTGCCACTCCCGGTCGTTTGATTGATCTGATCGAACGCAAGGCCATCAACCTTGGTGAAATTAAGTATGTGGTGCTTGATGAAGCAGATGAAATGCTGAACATGGGTTTCCAGGATGATATTGAATTCATTCTGCAGAACACGCCTAAGAAAGAAAGTACCTGGTTATTCAGTGCTACCATGCCACCTGAAATTCGTAAGGTGAGCCGTAAGTATATGAAAGAACCGGTAGAAGTTACTGTTGGTAAAATGAATACAGCCAATGTAAATATCGATCACCAGTATTTTGTGGTGTCATCACAACACCGCTACGAAGCATTGAAACGTTTGATCGATTTCAACCCCGGCATTTACGGGATCATTTTTACACGTACCAAAATTGATGCACAAAACATTTCCGAGAAACTCACACGTGAAGGATATGATATTGATGCATTGCATGGCGATCTTACACAGCAGCAACGTGATGCGGTAATGGGTCAGTTCCGTGACAGAACATTGCAACTGCTTATTGCAACAGATGTAGCTGCACGTGGTATCGATGTAAAAGATATTACGCATGTCATTAACTACGAATTACCCGACGATATTGAAGTGTACACCCACCGCAGTGGTCGTACAGGTCGTGCCGGTAAAACGGGTATCTGTATGAGCATTGTACACAGTCGTGAAATTGGCAAGGTTCGCCAGATCGAACGTATTGTGCAATCGAAGTTTAATAAACTTGAAATACCAACCGGTAAAGATGTTTGCCGTAAACAGTTCTTCTCGTTTATGGATAAGCTCATCAACATGGATGTAAGCAGTGAAGAATACGAAACTTATGTACCGATGCTGCAGGAAAAATTTGCTGACATCAGTAAGGAAGAAATTCTGAAGCGTGTTGCATCAATGGAGTTCGATCGTTTCCTCAAGTATTACGAAAACGCAGAAGACCTCAACATTCGTGAGCGTGGCCGTGAGTTTGATAAATTCAAGCGTGATGGTGGTGGTCGTGGTATCGAAAGAGAAAGACCGGGATCAGGACGTACACGTGAACGTGAGCGCCAACCTTACCGTGATACACAAGGTCGTGATTTCAATGGTGGTGGCGGTTCAGGCAATTACACCCGCTTGTTTGTAAACCTCGGAACAAAAGATGGTTTTTACAAAGCAAGTTTCCTGCAATTCATTTTAGATATGAGCGATCTTAAAAAAGATTCACTCGGCAAAATTGATATGCGTGAAATGAACAGCTGGGTTGAAGTTGACAGTAAAGCAGCAACGCAGATGATCCGTTCTATTGATGGAAAAAAGTTCAAGGGACGAAACATCCGCATGAATGATGCGAACAGCAGATAA
- a CDS encoding Ig-like domain-containing protein: MKRITMPKGLFGLLIVSVLWTSCAKEKSTAIPESETGISQTKVSGVVDDNPVLQAKVPLIVSSGFLSNAPEAGSEVFNVSMLAARGKRDATAPTISIISPTSGSFITGTSAVQVSASDNVGVTSVSLSVDGVSISSSSVAPFTTTWNSATVSNGTHTLTVTARDAANNRSSSSVTVSVNNVTVGDVTAPTVNITSPANGASYNTGTTINIGASATDNTGVTFVSISINETVVGSSSSSNYSYSWNTTGAASGIYTITATARDAAGNQSVRSITVTLNTTVVEPPSTSGFRLTMPPVSNQGSEGSCVAFAVGYAARSAEQYYRTGATSYSNSANIFSPEFLYNQVKFSVECSSGSAMQTALDFIKLNGICTFQTMPYSSTNGCSTLPTSSQSLEAQNYKISSYAKLYTTDEAAIKSMVTQKHPVIITILADNSFISAKAGFIWKTYSGSGSLAHSIVICGYDDAKNAYLIMNSWGTGWGDAGYSWIDYDFFLTRTGTYCYAIN; the protein is encoded by the coding sequence ATGAAAAGAATTACAATGCCGAAGGGCTTGTTTGGGCTATTGATTGTATCCGTTCTATGGACATCCTGTGCAAAAGAAAAATCAACAGCAATACCCGAAAGTGAGACAGGAATTTCTCAAACGAAAGTTTCAGGAGTTGTTGACGACAATCCTGTGTTACAGGCAAAAGTACCCTTGATCGTTTCTTCCGGATTTTTATCGAACGCTCCTGAAGCGGGCAGCGAAGTTTTTAATGTATCAATGCTTGCTGCAAGAGGTAAACGTGATGCAACTGCACCAACCATCAGCATTATTTCTCCAACATCCGGTTCGTTTATCACAGGTACATCTGCCGTGCAGGTTAGTGCAAGTGATAATGTTGGTGTGACATCAGTTAGTCTTTCTGTTGATGGTGTTTCAATCAGCAGCAGCAGTGTTGCTCCATTTACAACTACATGGAATTCTGCAACTGTATCAAACGGAACTCATACTTTAACAGTAACAGCAAGAGATGCTGCAAACAACAGATCAAGCAGCTCTGTTACAGTGAGTGTAAACAATGTGACTGTTGGAGATGTTACAGCACCAACTGTAAACATTACTTCACCTGCGAATGGTGCTTCTTACAATACAGGAACCACCATTAACATTGGCGCATCAGCAACTGATAATACCGGTGTAACTTTTGTAAGCATCAGCATAAATGAAACAGTAGTTGGCAGTTCATCGTCATCGAACTACAGTTACTCATGGAACACAACAGGTGCTGCAAGCGGCATTTATACAATTACAGCAACTGCAAGAGATGCTGCAGGTAATCAATCAGTGAGATCAATCACAGTAACACTTAATACAACGGTTGTTGAACCACCTTCTACTTCGGGCTTCAGATTAACAATGCCACCTGTAAGTAACCAGGGAAGCGAAGGTTCATGTGTTGCATTTGCAGTAGGCTATGCAGCACGCTCAGCTGAACAATATTACAGAACAGGTGCAACATCTTACAGCAATAGTGCGAATATTTTCAGTCCTGAGTTTTTATACAACCAGGTAAAATTCAGCGTCGAATGCAGTTCGGGTTCAGCCATGCAAACTGCTCTTGATTTTATTAAGTTAAATGGCATCTGTACTTTTCAAACAATGCCTTACAGCAGTACGAATGGTTGCTCAACGTTACCAACTTCATCACAATCGTTGGAAGCGCAGAATTACAAGATCAGTTCATATGCGAAACTTTACACGACAGATGAAGCAGCTATCAAATCAATGGTTACGCAAAAACATCCTGTCATCATTACTATACTTGCCGACAATTCATTCATCAGTGCAAAAGCGGGATTTATCTGGAAAACCTATTCCGGTTCGGGTTCACTCGCACACTCCATTGTTATTTGTGGTTATGATGATGCGAAAAACGCATATCTCATCATGAACTCATGGGGCACAGGCTGGGGTGATGCAGGTTATAGCTGGATCGATTATGATTTCTTTCTTACAAGAACAGGCACATATTGCTATGCAATTAATTAA
- a CDS encoding Ig-like domain-containing protein, translated as MKNLIRPLSMSALVVVTFLAACKKEVSNQSNENQAEPSQVRLSGAIDDPQAVVIKTPFIVSSNLSKTAGKVSSYSIAPLLKGRPTKGDITAPTAKITSPGNSTTASGIITIAAEATDNVGIASVKLVVDGVTKDSLKTAPYNFSWNASSVADGTHTITAIARDAAGNTGSYTITVAVNTTITVLPPATTLPSSYMLATPPVKAQGNEGSCVAFATAYAARSIEQYYRSNATGFDYATNVFSPEYVYNQTKIASDCGSGTAITLTLDLMKNKGVTPWTIMPYSDVNGCSLFPTSTDDAVAAGYKIGGYSKLLNTDKTAIKTMLVANHPVIISVILDDKISNAGPGFIWNSAGTGNIGHGMIICGYDDSKNAYKVMNSWGTGWGDAGFTWIDYDFFPTRAGYYVYVMNY; from the coding sequence ATGAAAAATTTAATCCGACCCTTAAGCATGTCTGCTTTAGTTGTCGTAACATTTTTAGCAGCATGCAAAAAAGAGGTCTCCAATCAATCCAATGAAAACCAGGCAGAGCCATCGCAGGTAAGATTATCAGGGGCAATTGATGATCCACAGGCCGTTGTTATCAAAACACCATTTATTGTTTCTTCAAACTTATCAAAAACGGCTGGCAAGGTTTCATCTTATTCAATTGCTCCATTGTTGAAAGGCCGACCAACAAAAGGAGATATTACAGCTCCCACAGCAAAAATCACTTCTCCCGGTAACTCAACAACAGCGTCAGGAATAATTACAATTGCAGCAGAGGCAACCGACAACGTAGGGATTGCTTCTGTTAAGCTTGTAGTGGATGGCGTTACAAAAGACAGTTTAAAAACTGCTCCTTATAATTTTTCATGGAATGCAAGTTCTGTAGCCGATGGCACACACACTATAACTGCAATTGCAAGGGACGCTGCCGGCAACACGGGCTCTTATACAATTACTGTTGCTGTAAATACAACCATTACTGTTCTTCCGCCTGCAACAACTCTTCCTTCAAGTTACATGTTGGCAACTCCACCTGTTAAAGCTCAGGGAAATGAAGGAAGTTGCGTGGCATTTGCAACTGCTTATGCAGCCCGTTCGATTGAACAATATTACCGTTCAAATGCAACTGGCTTTGATTATGCTACCAATGTCTTTAGTCCGGAATATGTTTACAATCAAACAAAAATTGCATCTGATTGCGGTTCAGGTACGGCAATAACATTAACACTTGACCTCATGAAAAATAAAGGTGTAACGCCCTGGACTATCATGCCATATAGTGATGTTAATGGTTGTTCTCTTTTCCCAACATCTACTGATGACGCTGTTGCAGCTGGCTACAAAATTGGTGGTTATTCTAAACTGCTTAACACAGACAAGACTGCCATCAAAACAATGCTCGTTGCCAATCACCCGGTAATTATTTCTGTTATTCTCGATGATAAGATATCAAACGCCGGACCTGGTTTTATCTGGAATTCTGCCGGTACAGGAAATATTGGCCATGGCATGATCATCTGCGGATATGACGATTCTAAAAATGCTTATAAAGTAATGAACTCATGGGGTACAGGTTGGGGTGATGCAGGTTTTACCTGGATCGATTATGATTTTTTCCCCACCAGAGCCGGCTATTATGTTTACGTAATGAATTACTAA
- a CDS encoding Ig-like domain-containing protein: MTNLKSNFTIAALVAVSLMWTSCKKEVSNQSPEEPTTEINQSRLGGITPDDPILVSKIPLVMSTNTNVNGRFSSELFSAKGKPTGGGGGGSTTDNTPPAVTIMSPANGSTVSGLVTVSVAASDNVGVSSVSFSVNGVVKSTLTVSPYNFYWDASTVTDGTHTLTATAKDAKGNTGSYSITVAKNTIVTPPPSGTPPSSYFLQTPPVGNQGYEWTCVPFATTYAARSIEQYYRTNASGFDLATNIFSPEYVYNQTKIASDCGSGTAITLTLDLMKNKGVLPWSAMPYSDLNGCTLLPTSAQDQTAAAYKIGGYSKIINTDKNAIKLMIAAKHPVIASLTIDNNFQNAGPGYIWKTAGIGNIGHALIICGYDDAKNAYKVMNSWGTAWGDAGYLWIDYDFFPTRAGYYVYVMNY; this comes from the coding sequence ATGACAAATCTAAAATCCAACTTTACGATCGCTGCCCTGGTAGCTGTATCCCTCATGTGGACTTCCTGTAAAAAAGAAGTATCCAATCAATCTCCTGAAGAACCCACAACTGAAATCAATCAATCACGACTTGGAGGTATTACACCAGACGACCCGATTCTTGTAAGTAAAATTCCATTGGTGATGTCGACCAACACCAATGTGAATGGACGATTTTCATCAGAACTTTTCTCGGCAAAAGGAAAGCCAACCGGTGGTGGCGGCGGTGGCAGCACAACCGATAACACACCTCCAGCGGTTACAATTATGTCGCCTGCTAACGGATCAACAGTATCCGGTTTAGTTACAGTTTCTGTAGCGGCATCAGATAACGTAGGCGTATCCTCTGTAAGTTTTAGTGTGAATGGCGTTGTGAAATCAACACTTACAGTTTCACCTTATAATTTTTACTGGGATGCTTCTACTGTAACAGACGGTACACATACATTAACAGCCACTGCAAAAGATGCCAAAGGCAATACCGGATCTTACAGCATTACTGTTGCTAAAAATACAATTGTTACCCCACCACCATCAGGCACACCACCTTCAAGCTATTTCCTGCAGACGCCGCCTGTTGGCAACCAGGGTTATGAGTGGACCTGTGTTCCTTTTGCAACAACTTATGCAGCACGTTCAATAGAACAGTATTATCGTACAAATGCTTCAGGTTTTGATCTTGCAACAAACATCTTCAGCCCCGAGTATGTTTATAATCAAACGAAAATTGCATCCGATTGCGGTTCAGGTACTGCAATTACATTAACACTTGATTTAATGAAGAATAAAGGTGTGTTGCCATGGTCGGCAATGCCTTACAGTGATCTTAATGGCTGCACTTTATTACCAACTTCGGCACAGGATCAAACAGCTGCTGCTTATAAAATTGGTGGGTACTCTAAAATCATCAACACCGATAAGAACGCAATTAAATTAATGATCGCAGCAAAACATCCTGTTATTGCTTCTCTCACCATCGATAATAATTTCCAGAATGCAGGCCCTGGTTATATCTGGAAAACAGCAGGAATAGGAAACATCGGTCATGCATTAATTATTTGTGGTTATGATGATGCAAAGAACGCCTATAAAGTAATGAACTCATGGGGTACGGCCTGGGGTGATGCAGGTTACTTGTGGATCGATTACGACTTCTTTCCAACACGTGCAGGTTACTATGTTTATGTAATGAATTATTAA